The Azospirillaceae bacterium genome has a segment encoding these proteins:
- a CDS encoding 4a-hydroxytetrahydrobiopterin dehydratase — protein sequence MHQTRRTMVRKLTETERQAALAQLPDWAPGTDRDSIRRVFQFRDFNEAWGFMNRVALKAERMDHHPEWFNVYNRVDVTLTTHDAGGLTAKDVELARFMDAAATP from the coding sequence ATTCACCAAACGAGGCGGACCATGGTGCGGAAACTGACCGAGACCGAACGGCAGGCGGCGCTGGCGCAGTTGCCGGACTGGGCGCCGGGAACCGACCGCGACTCGATTCGCCGGGTTTTCCAGTTCCGCGACTTCAACGAGGCCTGGGGCTTCATGAACCGGGTCGCCCTGAAGGCCGAACGCATGGACCACCATCCCGAATGGTTCAACGTCTACAACCGGGTCGATGTGACGCTCACGACCCACGATGCGGGCGGCCTGACGGCCAAGGATGTGGAGTTGGCGCGGTTCATGGACGCCGCGGCAACGCCTTGA
- a CDS encoding anhydro-N-acetylmuramic acid kinase codes for MRAIGLMSGTSMDGIDVALIETDGERVTRRDAFATYPYLAPVRAELGAVVADSARAEHDPLHALEAAVTDAHAYAVLRFLDEHGIDPASVDVVGFHGQTVLHRPERRFTRQIGDGARLAASLGIDVVNDFRTADVAAGGEGAPLVPLYHAALAADLGRPVAILNLGGVGNVTYLGDGAILAFDTGPGNALLDDWMLRHTGAAFDADGALAATGRVDADALARLMSHPFFDRVPPKSLDRNAFDIGTVAHLSAEDGAATLAAFTVESVAQARRHLPEAPMRWLVTGGGRHNGTMMRRLQSALQVPVDPVEAVGWEGDALEAQAFGFLAVRSLHGRPLSLPTTTGAPEPMPGGRLHRAPRRKA; via the coding sequence GTGCGGGCGATCGGATTGATGAGCGGGACGTCGATGGACGGCATCGACGTGGCTTTGATCGAGACGGACGGGGAGCGCGTTACCCGGCGGGATGCGTTCGCCACATATCCCTATCTTGCCCCCGTCCGGGCCGAACTGGGCGCCGTCGTCGCCGATTCGGCGCGTGCCGAGCACGATCCGCTGCACGCTCTCGAAGCGGCGGTCACCGATGCCCATGCCTACGCCGTCCTGCGCTTCCTGGACGAGCACGGCATCGATCCCGCCTCGGTCGATGTGGTCGGGTTCCACGGGCAGACGGTGCTGCACCGGCCGGAGCGGCGGTTCACCCGCCAGATCGGCGACGGCGCCCGGCTCGCCGCGTCGCTCGGCATCGATGTGGTCAACGATTTCCGCACCGCCGACGTGGCCGCGGGCGGCGAGGGCGCTCCGCTGGTCCCGTTGTACCATGCGGCGCTGGCCGCCGATCTGGGGCGGCCGGTCGCGATCCTGAACCTGGGCGGAGTCGGCAACGTCACCTATCTGGGCGACGGGGCGATCCTGGCATTCGACACCGGGCCGGGGAATGCGCTGCTGGACGACTGGATGCTGCGGCATACCGGCGCCGCATTCGACGCCGATGGCGCCCTTGCGGCGACGGGGCGGGTGGACGCGGACGCACTCGCCCGCCTGATGTCCCATCCCTTCTTCGACCGGGTTCCGCCGAAATCGTTGGACCGGAATGCCTTCGACATCGGGACGGTGGCCCACCTGTCGGCTGAGGACGGGGCTGCCACCCTGGCCGCCTTCACCGTCGAGTCCGTGGCCCAGGCGCGCCGCCACCTGCCCGAGGCGCCGATGCGCTGGCTGGTGACGGGGGGAGGGCGCCACAACGGCACCATGATGCGGCGGCTGCAATCCGCGCTGCAGGTCCCGGTGGATCCGGTCGAGGCGGTCGGTTGGGAAGGCGACGCGCTGGAGGCGCAGGCCTTCGGCTTCCTCGCGGTGCGCTCGCTGCACGGGCGGCCCTTGTCGCTGCCCACGACCACCGGCGCGCCGGAGCCGATGCCCGGTGGCCGTCTGCACCGCGCACCCCGGAGGAAGGCATGA
- a CDS encoding ABC transporter ATP-binding protein → MTQTPVLSIRDLTIDLPRGADRPHAVQGVSLDLHPREILCVVGESGSGKSMTAGAVMGLLPRALRVRSGRILFEGENLLSLPEPRMRQLRGRRLGMIFQEPMTALNPVLKVGEQVEEVFRIHGIGEPAERRARMLELLAAVGLPDPEALARSHPFRLSGGQRQRVMIAMALALEPAVLIADEPTTALDVTTQMQILRLIKRIQADRGTGVLFITHDFGVVAEIADRVAVMRHGQVVEAGPTADVLTRPQHPYTRGLIAAVPHLEPPRPDGRGEAAAPVLLAAKGVTKTYHRGGGLLRKGTVVKAVHDADFILRRGETLGLVGESGSGKSTLARCVVRLIDPEEGEIRFDGTDLRPLGKGGLKPFRRRIQMVFQDPFASLDPRMRVGDIIAEGPRTHGVRKSEALAKARDLLGLVGLDPSAADRYPHEFSGGQRQRIGIARALAMEPDLLVADEPVSALDVSVQAQILDLLAGIRQRLGLTMLFITHDLRVAAQVCDRVAVMRRGAIVEQGPTAEVFGAPKHPYTRELLDAIPGRDWRPAAA, encoded by the coding sequence ATGACCCAGACCCCCGTCCTTTCCATTCGCGACCTCACCATCGACCTGCCGCGCGGCGCCGACCGGCCGCACGCGGTGCAGGGCGTGTCGCTGGACCTCCACCCGCGGGAAATCCTGTGCGTGGTGGGGGAATCCGGCTCCGGCAAATCCATGACGGCCGGCGCGGTCATGGGCCTGCTGCCGCGCGCCCTGCGGGTGCGGTCGGGCCGGATCCTGTTCGAGGGCGAAAATCTGCTGAGCCTGCCCGAACCGCGGATGCGGCAGCTGCGCGGCCGGCGCCTGGGCATGATCTTCCAGGAGCCGATGACGGCCCTGAACCCCGTCCTGAAGGTGGGCGAGCAGGTGGAAGAGGTGTTCCGCATCCACGGCATCGGCGAGCCGGCCGAGCGGCGGGCACGGATGCTGGAGCTGTTGGCGGCGGTCGGCCTGCCCGACCCGGAAGCCCTGGCCCGAAGCCACCCGTTCCGGCTGTCCGGTGGCCAGCGGCAGCGGGTGATGATCGCCATGGCATTGGCGCTGGAGCCGGCCGTCCTGATCGCGGACGAGCCGACCACCGCGCTGGACGTCACCACCCAGATGCAGATCCTGCGCCTGATCAAGCGCATCCAGGCCGACCGCGGAACGGGCGTCCTGTTCATCACGCACGACTTCGGCGTGGTGGCCGAGATCGCCGACCGGGTGGCCGTGATGCGGCACGGCCAGGTCGTCGAGGCCGGCCCCACCGCGGATGTCCTGACCCGGCCGCAGCACCCCTACACCCGCGGCCTGATCGCCGCCGTGCCCCACCTGGAGCCGCCCCGTCCGGATGGCCGGGGCGAGGCCGCGGCGCCCGTCCTGCTCGCGGCCAAGGGGGTCACGAAGACCTACCACCGGGGCGGCGGGCTTTTGCGCAAGGGAACCGTCGTCAAGGCCGTCCACGACGCGGATTTCATCCTGCGCCGCGGCGAGACGCTGGGCCTGGTGGGCGAGTCCGGATCCGGGAAATCCACCCTGGCCCGGTGCGTCGTCCGGCTGATCGATCCGGAGGAAGGCGAAATCCGGTTCGACGGGACCGATCTGCGTCCGCTGGGCAAGGGCGGGCTGAAGCCGTTCCGTCGGCGCATCCAGATGGTGTTCCAGGACCCGTTCGCCTCGCTGGATCCCCGCATGCGGGTCGGCGACATCATCGCGGAAGGGCCGCGCACGCACGGGGTCCGCAAATCCGAGGCCCTTGCCAAGGCGCGGGACCTGCTGGGGCTGGTTGGCCTGGATCCGTCGGCGGCGGACCGCTATCCCCACGAATTCTCGGGCGGGCAGCGCCAGCGCATCGGCATCGCCCGGGCGCTTGCCATGGAGCCGGATCTTCTGGTCGCGGACGAGCCGGTGTCGGCGCTGGACGTGTCGGTGCAGGCGCAGATCCTGGACCTGCTGGCCGGAATCCGTCAGCGGCTGGGCCTGACCATGCTGTTCATCACCCACGACCTGCGGGTGGCGGCGCAGGTCTGCGACCGGGTCGCGGTGATGCGGCGCGGCGCCATCGTCGAGCAGGGCCCCACGGCCGAGGTGTTCGGTGCCCCGAAGCACCCGTACACCCGCGAACTCCTGGACGCCATCCCGGGGCGGGACTGGCGGCCGGCGGCGGCCTGA
- a CDS encoding DoxX family protein, with translation MLFFVLMAFMTGLAALAGRAGIPGFGDWPARMRWGMAVALVFAGTDHLLTPGRYLPMMPAFVPHPLEVVYFTGLCELAGALGLLVPRLRRAAAIALAVYFVCVFPANIKNAVEGLSVDGLPTASWYYWIRLAFQPLVIWWALACGGVIALRRSAARPKAVNGTSGAST, from the coding sequence ATGCTCTTCTTTGTCCTGATGGCATTCATGACGGGTTTGGCTGCCCTTGCCGGGCGCGCGGGCATTCCAGGCTTCGGCGACTGGCCGGCACGCATGCGGTGGGGCATGGCAGTCGCACTTGTGTTTGCCGGAACGGACCATCTTCTGACGCCCGGACGCTATCTGCCCATGATGCCGGCCTTCGTCCCACACCCGTTGGAAGTCGTGTATTTCACAGGCCTGTGCGAACTCGCGGGGGCGCTCGGCCTGCTGGTTCCGCGGCTGCGCCGGGCGGCGGCCATCGCCTTGGCCGTCTATTTCGTCTGCGTGTTTCCCGCGAACATCAAAAACGCAGTGGAAGGTTTGTCGGTCGACGGACTGCCGACGGCGTCCTGGTATTACTGGATCCGGCTGGCGTTCCAGCCGCTGGTCATCTGGTGGGCGTTGGCCTGCGGCGGTGTGATCGCCCTTCGCCGTTCGGCCGCGCGGCCCAAAGCGGTCAACGGCACGTCCGGAGCATCCACCTAA
- a CDS encoding aspartate aminotransferase family protein, with protein MTAHTSAHRGNSAASRDIAHVLKPYTNLKKHQTTGSLMIARGDGIRVYDEAGKEYIEGMAGLWCASLGFSEKRLAKAAAEAMDRLPFYHSFTHKGHDVAADLAEKLLSIAPVPMSKVFFASSGSEANDTVVKMVWYYNNALGRPQKKKIISRQRAYHGVTVASASLTGLPNNHRSFDLPIANILHVECPHHYRYAEPGESEEAFAARLADSLERRILEEGPDTIAAFIAEPVMGAGGVILPPKGYFARVQEILRKYDILFIADEVICGFHRTGEMWGSQTYGLKPDILTTAKALSAAYLPISAVMVNEQVYQVLAGESDRIGTFGHGFTYTGHPVAAAVALETLRIYEEDRIGEHVKRVSPRFLEHLRRLADRPLVGDARGVGLTGGVELMADKKNRIPFPAEAMVPTYLIARAHEHGVILRPIMDVIAFCPPLIIDEAGIDEMFRRFDLALRDTEAMVAEQGLAKVT; from the coding sequence ATGACAGCGCACACATCGGCGCACCGGGGCAATTCCGCAGCCAGCCGCGACATCGCCCACGTCCTGAAGCCGTACACGAACCTGAAGAAGCACCAGACCACCGGATCGCTGATGATCGCGCGCGGCGACGGCATCCGGGTCTACGACGAGGCCGGCAAGGAATACATCGAGGGGATGGCCGGCCTGTGGTGCGCGTCGCTGGGGTTCAGCGAGAAGCGCCTGGCCAAGGCCGCGGCCGAGGCGATGGACCGCCTGCCGTTCTACCATTCGTTCACGCACAAGGGGCACGACGTCGCCGCGGACCTGGCGGAAAAGCTGCTGTCCATCGCCCCGGTGCCGATGTCCAAGGTGTTCTTCGCCAGTTCGGGGTCGGAAGCCAACGACACCGTGGTGAAGATGGTCTGGTACTACAACAACGCGCTGGGCCGCCCCCAGAAGAAGAAGATCATCTCGCGCCAGCGCGCCTACCACGGCGTCACCGTCGCGTCGGCCAGCCTGACCGGGCTGCCCAACAACCACCGCAGCTTCGACCTGCCGATCGCGAACATCCTGCACGTCGAATGCCCGCACCACTACCGGTACGCCGAGCCGGGCGAAAGCGAAGAGGCCTTTGCCGCGCGCCTGGCCGACAGCCTGGAGCGGCGCATCCTGGAGGAAGGGCCGGACACCATCGCGGCCTTCATCGCCGAGCCCGTCATGGGTGCCGGCGGCGTGATCCTGCCACCCAAGGGCTATTTCGCGCGCGTGCAGGAGATCCTGCGCAAGTACGACATCCTGTTCATCGCCGACGAGGTCATCTGCGGCTTCCACCGCACCGGCGAGATGTGGGGCAGCCAGACGTACGGGTTGAAACCCGACATCCTGACCACCGCCAAGGCCCTGTCGGCGGCCTACCTGCCGATTTCGGCGGTGATGGTGAACGAGCAGGTCTATCAGGTGCTGGCCGGCGAGAGCGACCGGATCGGCACCTTCGGCCACGGCTTCACCTACACCGGCCACCCGGTCGCGGCCGCGGTGGCGTTGGAAACCCTGCGCATCTACGAGGAGGACCGGATCGGCGAGCATGTGAAGCGGGTGTCGCCGCGCTTCCTTGAGCACCTCCGGCGCCTCGCCGACCGGCCGCTGGTGGGCGATGCCCGTGGCGTCGGCCTGACGGGCGGCGTGGAACTGATGGCGGACAAAAAGAACCGCATCCCGTTCCCGGCCGAGGCGATGGTGCCCACATACCTGATCGCCCGCGCCCACGAACACGGCGTGATCCTGCGCCCGATCATGGACGTGATCGCGTTCTGTCCGCCGCTGATCATCGACGAGGCCGGCATCGACGAGATGTTCCGCCGCTTCGATCTGGCGCTGCGCGACACCGAGGCGATGGTTGCCGAACAGGGCTTGGCAAAGGTCACATGA
- a CDS encoding serine hydrolase has protein sequence MTSLAAAVDAAFKPAAEAVAAGRIPCAVFGAVTPGGQAVVRWAGQAQLVPDAVAADRGTVFDLASLTKVISTTTGIMKLVEAGRLDLDDPLSRHLPDFFQYRPDAAVRRLTIRQCLAHQTGLPAVEPVYTWGEGAERLKALVLQRDWPIGEPAYSDINFILLGLILERAHGRPLADLAHLDGFGFTARPDPARCAATERCMWRGRVIRGEVHDENAFALGGLAGHAGLFGTIDAVLDFASAMMDGRILSRASLDEMRRPQGQLGAGMRGLGWDRRHPGWPGGALCSPDTIGHTGFTGTGLWMDFGHGAAWALLTNRVHPSRHVETGIMDLRRATGNTFVAALTGAGV, from the coding sequence ATGACGTCCCTCGCGGCCGCCGTCGATGCGGCCTTCAAGCCCGCGGCCGAAGCCGTTGCCGCCGGGCGCATCCCCTGCGCCGTGTTCGGCGCCGTCACGCCCGGTGGACAGGCCGTGGTGCGTTGGGCCGGGCAGGCCCAACTGGTGCCCGACGCCGTGGCCGCCGACCGCGGGACGGTGTTCGACTTGGCCAGCCTGACCAAGGTGATCTCCACCACCACCGGGATCATGAAGCTGGTCGAAGCCGGGCGGCTGGATCTGGACGATCCCCTGTCGCGGCACCTGCCGGATTTTTTCCAATACCGCCCCGACGCCGCCGTCCGTCGGCTGACGATTCGCCAGTGCCTCGCCCACCAGACCGGCCTTCCGGCGGTTGAGCCCGTCTACACCTGGGGCGAGGGCGCGGAGAGGTTGAAGGCCCTGGTGCTCCAGCGCGATTGGCCGATCGGTGAGCCCGCTTATTCCGACATCAATTTCATCCTGCTCGGCCTGATCCTGGAACGTGCCCATGGCCGGCCCCTGGCCGATCTGGCGCACTTGGACGGTTTCGGCTTCACGGCGCGGCCCGACCCGGCACGCTGCGCGGCCACGGAGCGCTGCATGTGGCGCGGCCGCGTGATCCGGGGCGAGGTGCACGACGAGAACGCGTTCGCGCTGGGCGGTCTGGCCGGGCATGCCGGTCTGTTCGGCACCATCGATGCGGTCCTGGATTTCGCGTCCGCCATGATGGACGGCCGGATTCTGTCGCGCGCCTCGCTGGACGAGATGCGCCGCCCGCAGGGGCAACTGGGGGCCGGGATGCGGGGCCTGGGATGGGACCGGCGGCATCCGGGCTGGCCGGGCGGGGCGCTGTGCTCGCCCGACACGATCGGCCACACCGGCTTCACCGGGACCGGACTGTGGATGGATTTCGGACATGGCGCCGCATGGGCGCTCCTGACCAACCGGGTCCATCCCAGCCGCCATGTGGAGACCGGCATCATGGATCTGCGCCGGGCCACCGGGAACACGTTCGTCGCGGCTCTGACGGGCGCGGGCGTTTAA
- a CDS encoding 2-hydroxyacid dehydrogenase, giving the protein MKPDILSIAPIRPDQQRMLEERFTVHRLYEAADPGALLGTCGERIRGVSTTGFVGCGRDLMEQLPNLEIVACMAVGVDAVDVAYAKSRGIHVTNTPDVLNDCVADLTLGLLIASARRLVVADRFVRTGEWRKAPMPLATSLGAKRLGIVGLGRIGLAVARRAEPFGLTVAYHNRRQRTDVPYRYYDNLTELARNSDFLAIITPGGPETRRLIDRAVLDALGPQGTLINVARGSVVDEPALVAALQEGRLGAAALDVFEDEPQVPEALLAMDNVVLAPHVGSATVETRAAMAQLVVDNLIAHFDGRPLPTPV; this is encoded by the coding sequence ATGAAGCCGGACATCCTCAGCATCGCTCCGATCCGCCCCGACCAGCAGCGTATGCTGGAGGAACGGTTCACGGTCCACCGCCTCTACGAGGCGGCGGACCCGGGCGCGCTGCTGGGGACGTGCGGAGAGCGCATCCGGGGCGTGTCCACCACCGGGTTCGTCGGCTGCGGCCGGGACCTGATGGAACAGTTGCCGAACCTCGAGATTGTCGCCTGCATGGCGGTCGGTGTGGATGCCGTGGACGTGGCCTATGCCAAGTCCCGCGGCATCCACGTCACCAACACGCCCGACGTGCTGAACGACTGCGTGGCCGACCTGACGCTGGGGCTGCTGATCGCATCCGCCCGGCGTCTGGTCGTGGCCGACCGTTTCGTCCGTACGGGCGAATGGCGGAAGGCGCCGATGCCGCTGGCCACCTCGCTCGGCGCCAAGCGGTTGGGGATCGTGGGGCTGGGGCGGATCGGCCTGGCCGTCGCCAGGCGCGCGGAACCGTTCGGCCTGACCGTGGCCTACCACAACCGGCGGCAGCGGACGGACGTGCCGTACCGCTACTACGACAACCTGACCGAACTGGCACGGAACAGCGACTTCCTGGCGATCATCACACCGGGCGGGCCGGAGACGCGGCGGCTCATCGACCGTGCGGTGCTGGACGCGCTGGGACCACAGGGAACGCTCATTAACGTGGCCCGCGGCAGTGTGGTGGACGAGCCGGCGTTGGTCGCCGCCCTTCAGGAGGGGCGCCTGGGCGCCGCAGCCCTCGACGTCTTCGAGGACGAACCCCAGGTGCCCGAAGCCCTGCTTGCCATGGACAATGTGGTGCTCGCACCGCATGTCGGCAGCGCAACGGTGGAGACTCGCGCCGCCATGGCCCAACTGGTCGTGGACAACCTGATCGCCCACTTCGACGGCCGGCCCCTACCGACGCCCGTTTGA
- a CDS encoding TetR/AcrR family transcriptional regulator, with amino-acid sequence MSTTGPSEARSYHHGDLRASLIAGARRILEARGSAAVSLREVARTAGVSHNAPYRHFPTREAMLAAVATEGFADLAQALRAAQAVGSLQAMGQAYVDFALANRGLFRLMFGDEIQKSRHPELMETAQAALSFLSTAIARSGRWPERAATVAAWSLVHGLAQLILDGQLAEELTGEPAREELVRCATAIFETGLRAPGQS; translated from the coding sequence GTGTCAACTACCGGTCCATCGGAGGCGCGCAGCTATCACCATGGCGACCTCCGCGCGTCCCTGATCGCGGGGGCAAGACGCATTCTCGAAGCACGGGGGAGTGCGGCTGTCAGCCTGCGCGAGGTCGCCCGAACCGCAGGCGTTTCCCACAATGCGCCCTACCGTCATTTTCCCACGCGGGAGGCGATGCTGGCGGCGGTTGCGACGGAGGGCTTTGCCGATTTGGCCCAGGCACTGCGTGCCGCGCAGGCGGTGGGCTCGCTGCAGGCCATGGGACAGGCCTATGTTGATTTCGCCCTCGCCAACCGCGGACTGTTCCGCCTGATGTTCGGGGACGAGATCCAAAAGAGCCGTCACCCGGAACTGATGGAGACGGCGCAGGCTGCCTTGTCATTCCTGAGCACCGCCATCGCCCGGAGCGGGCGGTGGCCCGAACGTGCCGCGACCGTGGCCGCCTGGTCACTGGTGCATGGGCTGGCGCAGCTCATCCTGGATGGCCAGCTGGCGGAGGAGTTGACGGGGGAACCCGCCCGCGAGGAACTGGTGCGGTGCGCAACGGCGATCTTCGAGACCGGGCTCCGGGCGCCGGGCCAAAGCTAG
- a CDS encoding metallopeptidase family protein — protein MIEPTRRFTTAPTLDEIEAMAEDALATIPVPLLRHVGNVVIRVEEFPDAETETEMELESPFDLLGLYRGVDLTRKSVGDQPGDLDMIFLYRRPILDFWIETGEDLAHLVRHVLIHEIGHHFGFSDEDMEALEAGDGSGLGSD, from the coding sequence ATGATCGAGCCGACCCGCCGCTTCACGACCGCGCCAACCCTCGATGAGATCGAGGCGATGGCCGAGGATGCCCTCGCCACGATCCCGGTGCCGCTGCTCCGCCATGTGGGCAATGTGGTCATCCGGGTCGAGGAGTTCCCCGACGCCGAGACCGAGACGGAGATGGAGCTGGAAAGCCCGTTCGACCTGCTCGGCCTGTACCGGGGCGTGGACCTGACGCGCAAGAGCGTCGGCGACCAGCCCGGCGACCTGGACATGATCTTCCTCTATCGCCGGCCCATCCTGGATTTCTGGATCGAGACGGGCGAGGACCTGGCGCATCTGGTCCGCCATGTGCTGATCCACGAGATCGGCCACCATTTCGGCTTTTCCGACGAGGACATGGAGGCGCTGGAGGCCGGCGACGGCTCCGGCCTCGGGTCCGACTGA
- a CDS encoding ABC transporter substrate-binding protein produces MTFLRRFAGSAASAVLLAGTAAAALTVDIRAASAQTLEIATDASPTGLDPHVATAFSTQLITNVVYEGLTAIDKDLRVVPALATEWTVGDEGKTYTFKLRPNVTFHDGKPMTSADVAASVKRITDPKTGSPLASRFTVIDAVETPDAGTVVFKLKEPSAPLLSQLAQLSILPAEPGVDLGRRTVGTGPFKLARWVPDTYLQLDKHAGYWDQGLPKLASVKFNIVPDATARQTGLSGGTYHLLPVVDAATAQALANRPNVKVEQTLDLAYTLVGLNTSKPPFDNAKVREAVNTAIDRGQIVQAVYFGKAQPAGPVSPALTDWAVPTTEFACYKPDPAKARQLLQEAGLSAPVKFTMNVIGTVPAAVEAAQVVQAQLGQAGFQVELNVQEQGRFIQDWRNANFDAFASLNGGNVDPDDYLYRTFRTGGSTNVFKFSDPQLDSLLDRARATSDKGQRQALYRQAQTALACQGPVAHLAYGQFFTAVRTNVEGYEVTATRSTRSLRSVSLK; encoded by the coding sequence TTGACCTTCCTTCGCCGTTTTGCCGGCTCCGCCGCCTCCGCCGTCCTGCTGGCCGGCACCGCGGCGGCCGCCCTGACCGTGGACATCCGGGCGGCATCCGCCCAAACGCTGGAAATCGCCACCGACGCCTCGCCCACGGGGCTCGACCCGCATGTGGCGACGGCCTTTTCCACCCAGCTGATCACCAACGTTGTGTACGAGGGCCTGACCGCCATCGACAAGGATCTGCGGGTGGTCCCGGCGCTGGCGACGGAATGGACGGTCGGGGACGAGGGCAAGACCTACACGTTCAAGCTCCGCCCCAACGTCACCTTCCACGACGGCAAGCCGATGACCTCGGCCGATGTGGCGGCCTCGGTGAAGCGGATCACGGACCCCAAGACCGGTTCGCCGCTGGCCAGCCGCTTCACGGTCATCGACGCGGTCGAGACGCCGGACGCCGGCACCGTCGTGTTCAAGCTGAAGGAACCGTCGGCGCCCCTGCTGTCGCAGTTGGCCCAGCTTTCGATCCTGCCGGCCGAACCCGGTGTGGACCTCGGTCGCCGGACCGTCGGCACCGGCCCGTTCAAGCTGGCGCGCTGGGTCCCCGACACCTACCTGCAACTCGACAAGCACGCGGGTTATTGGGACCAGGGCCTGCCGAAGCTGGCGTCGGTGAAGTTCAACATCGTCCCGGACGCCACGGCGCGGCAAACGGGTCTTTCCGGCGGCACCTACCACCTGCTGCCGGTGGTTGACGCGGCGACCGCCCAGGCACTTGCCAACCGGCCGAACGTGAAGGTGGAGCAGACGCTCGACCTCGCCTACACGCTGGTCGGCCTGAACACGTCCAAGCCGCCGTTCGACAACGCCAAGGTCCGCGAGGCGGTCAACACCGCCATCGACCGCGGCCAGATCGTCCAGGCCGTCTACTTCGGCAAGGCGCAGCCGGCCGGCCCCGTGTCGCCGGCCCTGACCGACTGGGCCGTGCCGACGACCGAATTCGCCTGCTACAAGCCCGATCCCGCGAAGGCGCGCCAACTGCTCCAGGAGGCCGGACTGTCGGCCCCGGTGAAGTTCACGATGAACGTCATCGGCACGGTCCCGGCCGCGGTCGAGGCCGCCCAGGTCGTCCAGGCGCAACTGGGCCAGGCCGGGTTCCAGGTGGAACTGAACGTTCAGGAACAGGGCCGCTTCATCCAGGATTGGCGCAACGCCAACTTCGATGCGTTCGCATCCCTGAACGGCGGCAACGTCGACCCCGACGACTACCTGTACCGCACCTTCCGCACCGGCGGATCCACCAACGTCTTCAAGTTCTCCGACCCGCAGCTCGATTCGCTGCTGGACCGGGCCCGGGCCACGTCCGACAAGGGGCAGCGGCAGGCACTCTACCGTCAGGCGCAAACGGCGCTCGCCTGCCAGGGTCCGGTCGCGCATTTGGCCTACGGGCAGTTTTTCACAGCCGTCCGGACCAATGTGGAAGGCTACGAGGTGACCGCCACGCGCTCCACCCGGTCGCTCCGGTCCGTCTCGCTGAAGTAA